One segment of Methylotenera versatilis 79 DNA contains the following:
- a CDS encoding dienelactone hydrolase family protein translates to MTRKTAEDFSPEVLGLFDQFVHGQISRRDFLNRAGKFAAAGASAAVLLQSLSPNFAEAKQIDENDVRIKARYVEYPSPNGNGKLRGYLVYPANVTTKLATVLVVHENRGLNPHIEDIARRIAIDGFIAFAPDALFTLGGYPGDEDKARELFQKLDQTKTREDFIAAADVLKKLPEGNGKVGVVGFCYGGGIANFLATRLPDLGAAVPFYGGQPSDEDAAKIKAPLLLQYAGKDERINAGWPKYEAVLKAVKVDYQVFIYPEVQHGFNNDTTPRYDAAAAKLAWDRTIGFFRQHLV, encoded by the coding sequence ATGACACGCAAAACAGCAGAAGATTTTTCCCCAGAAGTGCTGGGTTTATTTGACCAGTTTGTTCATGGTCAAATTTCGAGAAGAGACTTCTTGAATCGTGCAGGAAAGTTTGCCGCCGCCGGTGCTTCTGCAGCAGTTTTACTGCAATCGCTTAGCCCGAACTTTGCAGAGGCTAAACAGATTGATGAAAATGATGTGCGTATTAAAGCAAGATATGTAGAGTATCCATCGCCTAACGGCAATGGTAAGTTGCGCGGGTATTTGGTGTATCCAGCCAATGTAACGACAAAACTGGCTACAGTACTAGTGGTGCATGAAAATCGTGGCCTTAATCCACATATTGAGGACATCGCAAGACGTATAGCGATTGATGGTTTTATTGCCTTTGCACCCGATGCGTTATTTACATTGGGCGGCTACCCTGGTGATGAGGATAAAGCACGTGAATTATTCCAAAAACTGGATCAAACTAAAACGCGTGAAGATTTTATCGCTGCGGCAGATGTGCTTAAAAAGCTACCAGAAGGCAATGGAAAAGTCGGCGTGGTTGGTTTTTGTTACGGAGGTGGCATTGCAAACTTTTTGGCAACACGTTTGCCCGATTTGGGTGCGGCCGTGCCTTTCTATGGCGGACAGCCTAGTGATGAAGATGCTGCAAAGATTAAAGCACCATTATTGCTTCAATACGCAGGCAAAGATGAGCGCATTAATGCTGGTTGGCCAAAATACGAAGCGGTTTTAAAAGCGGTTAAAGTAGATTACCAAGTGTTTATTTATCCAGAAGTACAACATGGTTTTAATAATGACACGACCCCACGTTATGACGCAGCCGCGGCTAAGTTAGCATGGGATCGCACCATCGGTTTTTTCCGTCAACACCTAGTTTAA
- a CDS encoding SMP-30/gluconolactonase/LRE family protein, with protein MKKINVLVALLFIAASPLSMAGGAVATPAGDTKAATQEAKKPPISKKLSLAEVDALLAKPNEVVFIDLRRPDELIKIGGFPVYLNIQLSELEKYSAYIPKDKTVATISNHAGRAHTGADLLINKGFKVAGAIGVQDYEAEGGVLTKIAPPTPKYEVNKDIPGVIAKGTKYEFLYEGFEGTEGPIALPDGTAIFTETRANRITQLKDDRGISIFLQNSNGSNGLAFNPKGELISVQNLKPQVGIIYPAGKEKVLSNQFDGKPFQRPNDLVLDKKGGIYFTDIGIVPKPEDKAAEAARPAVYYITPDGKTTRVINDLKRPNGVQLSTDEKTLYVADTANEFIIAYDIKGDGSLGTKRNFAKLAGYAKNATGEYSSGADGLAVDAENRLYVASNAGVEVFSAKGETLGVIVLPNKPQNLAFSGKDKKTLFVVGRGAAYRIPLLAQGYLGRVK; from the coding sequence ATGAAAAAAATTAACGTATTAGTCGCTTTATTATTTATTGCTGCATCGCCTTTATCCATGGCGGGTGGCGCAGTGGCAACGCCAGCTGGTGATACAAAAGCGGCAACACAAGAAGCTAAAAAACCACCTATTTCAAAAAAATTAAGTCTTGCGGAAGTAGACGCTCTATTGGCTAAACCAAACGAAGTAGTGTTCATTGATCTACGTCGTCCAGATGAACTGATCAAAATCGGTGGCTTTCCAGTCTATTTGAATATTCAATTAAGTGAACTTGAAAAATATTCTGCTTATATCCCTAAAGATAAAACGGTTGCGACTATTTCTAACCATGCAGGTCGCGCCCATACAGGTGCAGATTTATTAATCAACAAAGGCTTTAAAGTAGCCGGTGCGATTGGTGTCCAGGATTATGAAGCTGAAGGTGGTGTCTTGACTAAAATCGCGCCGCCGACACCAAAATATGAAGTGAATAAAGACATTCCTGGTGTAATTGCTAAAGGCACAAAATATGAGTTCTTATATGAAGGCTTTGAGGGTACAGAAGGCCCGATTGCTTTGCCAGACGGTACAGCTATTTTCACTGAAACACGTGCTAATCGCATTACACAGTTAAAAGATGATCGCGGTATTTCAATCTTTTTGCAAAACAGCAATGGCTCAAACGGTTTAGCTTTTAACCCTAAAGGGGAATTGATTTCAGTACAGAATTTAAAGCCACAAGTGGGTATTATTTATCCAGCGGGCAAAGAAAAAGTATTGTCGAATCAATTTGATGGCAAACCTTTCCAGCGTCCTAACGATTTAGTGTTAGATAAAAAAGGTGGTATTTACTTTACTGATATAGGCATTGTCCCAAAACCAGAAGATAAAGCTGCAGAAGCAGCAAGGCCAGCTGTTTATTACATTACGCCAGATGGCAAAACCACACGCGTGATTAATGATCTTAAACGTCCAAATGGCGTGCAACTGAGCACAGATGAGAAAACACTATACGTAGCCGATACAGCAAATGAATTCATTATTGCTTACGATATCAAAGGCGATGGCTCTTTAGGCACAAAACGTAATTTTGCCAAATTAGCTGGTTATGCAAAGAATGCAACAGGTGAATATTCTAGTGGCGCAGATGGCTTAGCAGTTGATGCAGAAAACAGACTGTATGTAGCCTCTAATGCTGGCGTAGAGGTATTTAGTGCAAAAGGTGAAACCTTGGGCGTGATTGTATTGCCAAACAAACCACAGAATTTAGCATTCTCTGGTAAAGACAAGAAAACCTTGTTTGTTGTTGGTAGAGGCGCAGCATATCGCATTCCTTTATTAGCACAAGGCTATTTAGGCCGTGTTAAATAA
- a CDS encoding metal/formaldehyde-sensitive transcriptional repressor — protein MSHITENKKKLSARISRIKGQVEAIEKSLNVGVECTHFLHQIASVRGAIDGLMSEALEGHIREHLGHRQLSHHGHEHDESNHHNDSKQDDLEEVINVLKTYLK, from the coding sequence ATGTCACACATTACTGAAAATAAGAAAAAACTATCCGCACGTATTAGCCGTATTAAAGGACAAGTAGAAGCCATTGAAAAATCATTAAATGTTGGTGTGGAATGCACGCATTTTTTACACCAGATTGCCTCAGTGCGTGGTGCGATAGATGGCTTGATGTCAGAAGCATTAGAAGGCCATATTCGTGAACATTTAGGCCATCGCCAATTATCACATCATGGGCATGAACATGATGAATCAAACCATCATAACGACTCAAAACAGGATGACTTGGAAGAGGTCATCAACGTGTTAAAAACTTATCTCAAATAA
- a CDS encoding redoxin family protein — translation MKFKQLIATSLVTVAFTFISTSVFADTVIDKPAPAFTGNTADGGKLSLDSLRGKTVVLEWTNNECPFVVKHYESGNIPQLQKDAASKDISWVQIISSAPGKQGHVDGATALKLNETRGAKPAYVVLDEDGKIGKLYGAQTTPHIYVIDAKGVLVYKGGIDNIPTAKKEDLAKATNYVRETWVALADGKKVPHPSTKPYGCSIKYPS, via the coding sequence ATGAAATTTAAACAATTAATCGCGACTAGTTTAGTCACCGTTGCATTTACGTTCATCAGCACTAGTGTATTTGCAGACACAGTTATAGATAAACCAGCACCAGCTTTTACAGGTAATACAGCAGATGGTGGCAAATTAAGCCTGGATTCGTTACGAGGCAAAACGGTTGTATTGGAATGGACAAATAACGAGTGCCCATTTGTCGTAAAGCATTATGAGAGTGGCAATATTCCACAATTGCAAAAAGATGCTGCAAGTAAAGATATTAGCTGGGTGCAAATCATTTCATCAGCACCAGGAAAACAAGGTCATGTAGACGGCGCAACAGCATTGAAATTAAACGAAACGCGCGGTGCTAAACCAGCTTATGTTGTATTGGATGAAGATGGGAAAATCGGCAAACTATATGGCGCGCAAACCACGCCACATATTTATGTAATCGATGCAAAAGGCGTATTGGTTTACAAAGGTGGAATCGACAATATCCCTACCGCTAAGAAAGAAGACTTAGCAAAAGCCACCAATTATGTAAGAGAAACATGGGTTGCTTTGGCTGATGGTAAAAAAGTGCCGCATCCAAGCACAAAACCTTATGGTTGCTCAATCAAATATCCTAGTTAA
- a CDS encoding protein-disulfide reductase DsbD family protein: MQKMFYSNWLKVLCLALLFNVPTAWGASHQASTPQVQAELVSSAQQVVAGETITLGVHLKIIPHWHTYWQNPGDSGIVTTIDWQFSRPSEVSEILWPIPTRFKLGPIVNYGYENTVTLPVKVKVAADAKIGEIFKTTAVVDWLVCKEECIPQQVTLTLDFPVVAAIYQQSINNPSLDEASSQQPQNTAWKLKLEAVKDGVELHIPHTSLPVEAIQDTWFYPYQWGKIAQSIDQIKTVNADGIKLTFKNGDDPLKANDALDGVLVVKEKRGNNLIARGYVIHPKLTVASSLPNSSAVDATLTPPASNSGIADLGIVSALLLALIGGVILNLMPCVFPVLSIKALSLVTHSQYSQREILWQGIVYTLGVLASFAFLAGLLIALKAGGAQIGWGFQFQSPLFVIAVAYLMFAVGLSLSGVFTIGSSIAGLGGTLADKPGYAGSFFTGVLATIVATPCTAPFMAAALGYALAQPALQLILIFLSLGLGLALPYLLLTAWPALHRKLPRPGVWMERTKQVFAFPMYLAAVWLVWVLAQQSGANGVAIVLGGMVLIAFAAWLYDSTRYVGIKAQIIANIGVAALLISTLFISYNYLENAAETTKNAVKSSVNKHWEAYSPERLEQLLAEGKPVFLNFTAAWCISCLVNERVALSQPEVIAAFKKNSVTYLKGDWTNKDAQITDVLTKFGRSGVPLYVFYPAGKGAKSVELPQILTPSIVLSQLQSSH; encoded by the coding sequence ATGCAGAAGATGTTTTATTCCAACTGGCTAAAAGTACTTTGTTTGGCATTGCTGTTCAATGTTCCAACAGCATGGGGCGCATCTCATCAAGCTAGCACGCCACAAGTGCAAGCTGAATTGGTTTCATCTGCTCAACAAGTGGTGGCGGGTGAAACCATTACTTTAGGCGTGCACTTAAAGATCATTCCACACTGGCACACTTATTGGCAAAATCCTGGTGATTCTGGCATTGTGACGACGATTGATTGGCAGTTCTCACGACCTTCAGAAGTCAGCGAAATTTTGTGGCCAATACCCACTCGCTTCAAACTTGGGCCTATTGTCAATTACGGCTATGAAAATACAGTTACTTTACCCGTTAAGGTAAAAGTCGCAGCCGATGCAAAAATAGGCGAGATTTTTAAAACCACGGCAGTTGTCGATTGGTTAGTCTGTAAAGAAGAATGCATACCGCAACAAGTCACATTGACGCTTGATTTTCCGGTAGTCGCTGCAATATATCAACAATCAATTAATAATCCATCGCTAGACGAGGCTTCATCGCAACAGCCACAAAATACCGCATGGAAACTTAAGTTAGAAGCTGTGAAAGATGGAGTGGAACTGCACATTCCTCACACAAGTTTGCCTGTTGAGGCCATTCAAGATACTTGGTTTTACCCTTATCAATGGGGAAAAATCGCCCAAAGTATTGACCAGATTAAAACCGTTAATGCAGATGGTATCAAACTGACATTTAAAAATGGCGATGATCCCTTAAAAGCGAATGATGCATTAGACGGTGTATTAGTCGTGAAAGAAAAACGTGGTAATAATCTAATCGCACGCGGCTATGTCATTCATCCAAAATTAACTGTTGCTTCTTCGCTACCAAATAGCTCGGCAGTTGATGCAACACTTACTCCACCAGCGTCAAATTCAGGTATTGCAGACTTAGGGATTGTCAGCGCATTGTTACTTGCCTTGATCGGTGGTGTCATTCTTAATTTAATGCCGTGCGTATTTCCAGTTTTATCTATAAAAGCACTGTCATTGGTGACACATAGTCAGTATTCACAACGTGAAATATTATGGCAGGGGATAGTCTACACATTAGGCGTGTTAGCTAGTTTCGCCTTTTTGGCAGGCTTGCTTATTGCGCTTAAAGCAGGCGGCGCACAAATTGGCTGGGGTTTTCAATTTCAATCGCCGCTGTTTGTGATAGCAGTCGCATATCTGATGTTTGCAGTGGGTTTGAGCTTGTCAGGTGTATTTACGATTGGTAGCTCGATTGCTGGATTAGGCGGCACATTAGCTGACAAACCAGGTTACGCAGGTAGTTTCTTTACTGGGGTATTAGCCACGATTGTTGCTACGCCATGCACGGCACCTTTTATGGCGGCGGCACTTGGTTACGCTTTAGCGCAGCCAGCTTTGCAGCTCATATTAATTTTCCTCAGTTTAGGTTTAGGTCTGGCGCTGCCGTATTTGTTATTAACTGCATGGCCTGCATTGCATCGCAAGTTACCACGGCCTGGAGTATGGATGGAGCGTACTAAACAGGTGTTTGCTTTTCCGATGTATCTAGCGGCAGTGTGGTTAGTTTGGGTGCTTGCACAACAAAGTGGGGCAAATGGTGTGGCAATCGTATTAGGTGGCATGGTACTGATTGCATTTGCCGCATGGTTATATGACAGCACACGTTATGTGGGCATTAAAGCGCAAATTATTGCAAACATAGGTGTAGCAGCATTGCTGATTAGCACACTGTTTATCAGTTATAACTATTTAGAGAATGCGGCTGAAACGACAAAAAATGCAGTCAAATCTAGTGTTAATAAGCATTGGGAGGCTTATTCCCCGGAGCGGTTGGAACAATTGCTGGCTGAAGGAAAACCTGTTTTCCTTAACTTTACTGCAGCTTGGTGCATCAGTTGCCTAGTGAATGAGCGTGTGGCATTAAGCCAGCCAGAAGTGATTGCAGCATTTAAGAAAAACAGTGTGACTTACCTAAAAGGTGATTGGACTAATAAGGACGCGCAGATTACCGATGTACTGACAAAGTTTGGGCGAAGTGGTGTGCCGCTCTATGTGTTTTATCCAGCGGGCAAGGGCGCTAAGTCCGTTGAATTACCGCAAATTCTTACACCGTCGATTGTGTTAAGTCAGCTTCAATCGTCACATTAA
- a CDS encoding heme-binding protein has protein sequence MHYKKALTLLSLCSFNILGFAAEAVESAPIKAETIPTANPARVPAAKGPSLELAVEAAKVAIETCAAEGGQKIGASVVDSAGVLKVLLAADGTSPRGVSSSNNKAVTALQFKKSTSALAEQIKTDKVLADTIAATSTYNARPGGILIQVGNEVIGAIGVGGGKTDEPCALAGLNKIQSRL, from the coding sequence ATGCATTATAAAAAAGCGTTAACTTTATTGAGTTTATGTAGCTTTAATATTTTGGGATTTGCAGCAGAAGCAGTTGAATCTGCACCAATTAAAGCAGAAACAATACCCACAGCCAATCCTGCACGAGTGCCTGCTGCTAAAGGGCCATCTTTAGAGTTGGCAGTTGAAGCAGCAAAGGTAGCCATTGAAACCTGTGCGGCAGAGGGTGGGCAAAAAATCGGAGCTAGCGTTGTGGATTCCGCTGGCGTACTTAAAGTGCTGTTAGCCGCAGATGGTACTTCACCACGCGGCGTTTCTTCTAGCAACAATAAAGCAGTGACCGCGCTGCAATTTAAAAAGAGCACCAGTGCTTTAGCTGAACAAATCAAAACTGATAAAGTCTTGGCTGACACTATTGCTGCAACATCTACATATAACGCTAGGCCGGGTGGTATTTTGATTCAAGTTGGTAATGAGGTTATCGGCGCAATTGGTGTTGGCGGTGGTAAAACGGATGAGCCGTGTGCGCTAGCTGGTTTAAATAAAATTCAAAGCAGACTTTGA
- a CDS encoding DUF6152 family protein: MFNKTIAGALAVLGVVASALPANAHHAFSAEFDAAKPITVKGIVTKFELVNPHSWLYIDVTGPDGKVTQWGFEFGAPFGLKEKGITKKTLAVGTEITINGYRAKADQNFGYAVESTLADGRTIKTGGAQDAPTAQPATNR; encoded by the coding sequence ATGTTTAATAAAACTATAGCAGGAGCGTTAGCAGTTCTGGGTGTGGTTGCAAGTGCTTTACCAGCAAATGCGCACCATGCGTTTTCAGCTGAATTCGATGCCGCAAAACCAATTACGGTAAAAGGTATCGTCACCAAATTCGAATTAGTCAATCCACATAGCTGGTTATATATCGATGTGACCGGCCCCGATGGAAAAGTAACGCAGTGGGGCTTTGAATTCGGCGCGCCATTTGGTTTGAAAGAAAAGGGCATCACAAAAAAAACATTGGCAGTTGGCACGGAAATCACCATCAATGGTTACAGAGCGAAAGCGGACCAGAATTTTGGCTATGCGGTGGAAAGCACCTTGGCTGATGGCAGGACCATTAAAACTGGCGGGGCACAAGATGCGCCAACAGCGCAGCCTGCAACCAATAGATAA
- a CDS encoding ExbD/TolR family protein: MAFSTQSDGDEVMSEINVTPLVDVMLVLLVAFIVTVPVMTNAIQVNLPKTAATKPPEPSKPITISVNAEGNAFINQTQVELPQLETELIARQAANPEQVYHLSSDESVKYGSVAKVMAVIERSGITKLAVLTQNQ, encoded by the coding sequence ATGGCTTTTTCTACCCAAAGTGATGGTGATGAGGTGATGAGTGAAATCAACGTCACGCCATTAGTGGATGTGATGTTGGTTTTGTTAGTGGCATTTATTGTTACTGTGCCAGTAATGACCAATGCAATTCAGGTTAATTTACCTAAAACAGCAGCTACAAAACCGCCTGAGCCTAGTAAGCCGATTACGATCAGTGTGAATGCTGAAGGTAATGCTTTTATTAATCAAACACAAGTTGAGTTGCCTCAGCTTGAAACTGAGTTAATTGCAAGGCAGGCTGCTAATCCTGAGCAAGTTTATCACTTGAGTTCTGATGAATCTGTGAAGTATGGCAGCGTGGCTAAAGTGATGGCGGTGATTGAGCGATCAGGCATCACAAAGCTCGCAGTATTAACCCAAAACCAATAA
- a CDS encoding MotA/TolQ/ExbB proton channel family protein has protein sequence MFNLDPNASPIVVSVLVALVLASVVTWTIVLLKTIQVWRMRRQNNKFRAAFWAAKDLQQAANLEGFGGPVYRVAQVGFHALNEADSVEDLRHSGDRQEVLERSLRQQIQKERVTRESGLVVLASIGSTSPFIGLFGTVWGIMHALTDISKLGSASLDVVAGPIGEALLATGVGIAVAVPAVLAYNFFLRRLKTSSNNLDDFAEDLIKVLRRVSYRKVVDANGKADASSAGVVHNLKGAAA, from the coding sequence ATGTTTAATTTAGACCCAAATGCATCACCAATAGTAGTTAGTGTTTTAGTGGCGTTAGTTTTAGCGTCTGTCGTTACTTGGACTATCGTGTTACTCAAAACAATTCAAGTATGGCGCATGCGTCGGCAAAACAATAAGTTTCGCGCAGCTTTTTGGGCAGCAAAAGATTTACAGCAAGCAGCAAATCTTGAAGGATTCGGCGGCCCAGTTTATCGCGTTGCTCAAGTTGGATTCCATGCGCTGAATGAGGCAGATTCTGTTGAGGATTTACGTCATTCAGGTGACCGCCAAGAAGTATTAGAGCGTTCATTGCGTCAACAAATTCAAAAAGAGCGCGTCACGCGCGAAAGTGGATTGGTTGTGTTGGCCAGTATCGGTAGTACATCGCCCTTCATTGGTTTGTTTGGTACGGTATGGGGCATTATGCACGCGCTAACAGACATCAGTAAGTTAGGCAGTGCAAGTTTAGATGTGGTTGCTGGGCCAATTGGTGAAGCTTTATTAGCAACTGGTGTTGGTATTGCAGTAGCAGTGCCAGCTGTACTTGCCTATAACTTTTTCTTAAGACGTTTAAAAACTAGCAGCAACAACTTAGATGATTTTGCTGAAGATTTGATTAAAGTATTACGTCGTGTTTCATACCGCAAAGTTGTAGATGCCAATGGTAAGGCTGATGCATCAAGCGCGGGCGTAGTGCATAACTTGAAAGGAGCGGCTGCGTAA